From the genome of Candidatus Parvarchaeota archaeon, one region includes:
- the hisE gene encoding phosphoribosyl-ATP diphosphatase, translating into MAAGKKGAINSGRASSLMPLIVQDRQTKQVLSLVWANKEAVAKIKETGFLWRYSRQFGKVMRKGETSGNVQAVKMLLEDCDSDALLAVVDQMGNCACHKGGWTCFEAKKGREWGFFDELIGVIRERKEKPIAGSYTSKLLADKKEIGNKLREEAAELEEAVLVKEDREVAWEAADLLYFTLVALESRGIDIQKVIEELKRRKK; encoded by the coding sequence ATGGCGGCAGGAAAAAAAGGTGCAATAAATTCTGGAAGGGCAAGCAGCCTCATGCCCCTTATTGTTCAAGACAGGCAGACAAAGCAGGTGCTCTCCCTTGTCTGGGCAAATAAGGAGGCTGTTGCAAAAATAAAGGAGACTGGGTTTTTATGGCGCTACAGCAGGCAGTTTGGGAAGGTCATGAGAAAGGGCGAAACTTCAGGCAACGTGCAGGCAGTGAAAATGCTGCTTGAGGATTGCGACAGTGACGCGCTTTTGGCGGTTGTTGACCAGATGGGAAACTGCGCCTGCCACAAGGGAGGTTGGACCTGTTTTGAGGCAAAGAAGGGCAGGGAGTGGGGGTTCTTTGACGAGCTTATCGGAGTTATCAGGGAAAGGAAGGAAAAGCCAATCGCTGGCTCTTACACATCAAAGCTTCTTGCTGACAAAAAGGAGATTGGAAACAAGCTAAGGGAGGAGGCAGCCGAGCTTGAGGAGGCGGTATTGGTTAAAGAAGATAGGGAAGTGGCCTGGGAGGCTGCCGACCTTCTTTATTTTACACTTGTTGCACTTGAAAGCCGCGGCATTGACATCCAAAAAGTGATTGAGGAGCTGAAAAGACGGAAAAAGTGA